ttcaggtattaCCATACTGTTGGATCAGCAATGccaaaaaaataatagtttatCTAGTTTAGCCAGTTTCATCTTGGCTCTTTTCATTACTTCATCACTTTATACTGTGAGGTCTTAAAAAGCTGAATGCTTACAAGTTTTgcttaaagtaaaaataaacatatacttGCAATATACAGAATGTTGTATTAGCATGCTCCCACCAGTGACAAATACTACAAAATCAACTAAATTATCTACATCAGTTCTACTACTTCATCTAAAtcaattatataaaaaaaagaaagtccaagcaacaaaacaaaaccgaCACTCATGACGTAAGGCATCATTTTAGTATGGGATACTTgtctctcttccctctgccccaaACAAAGTAAGCTCAGAGCAACAGCCAGCTGGAGAGTGGGGAGTTTTGTCATTACCTCTTTGACCAGGTGTTTCACAGACTGCTggccccctcctgccccccacACGCTGTCGATGCGCTTGCCTCCCTTGCTCATGCTCAGCAGCACCGTCGCGCGGTCCAGCGCAGCTCTAAAGGCAAAGTCAGTGCTTTAAACCTGATTACAGAACTTCATTAAATGCATCTGCAACTTCCCCCATGGCCACGTCTCCTCAGACAAAGCTACCAGATCTTTGGGAAGAGGTCAGGGTTATCAACACCACAAGGACCATCCAGATCAAAAAACCAGCAAATAAGTTCCCCACGTTGTCTTTCTGTCACCCTTACACTCCTGCTCATATCAAGGACAGGTAACAAGGCTGCAATGGCAGTAGATTAAATCACCAATGCAGAACCTGAAACATCCTCACAAAAAAAcacctaaatatttttcttatgcaGAAATGGATTGTATCCAGTCTTCTCCAAGAATACAGCTTGGCAGGTAGATCTCAAACAAAAAAGGCCTGAGTTGCTGCCACACTCAAGAACAGTTTTCTACTGAAATACTATTTTCTGTTTGGGTCTGAAGAATTATGAAACCTTTAGAATTTAAGCCAAAGAAAACACTTCAGAAGGTAAATATGTAGTTGGAAAAGTAGCACAAGCTAGGGATGCCTGCCagtttattggaaaaaaaaaataaaaagggaagtaaggtaaaaaaaagaagtctgggATACAGTATGTACCGTCCATGTAAAGGAGGAACAGTTCTCCCAGTCCTCATGCTGGGGGCAAGCCAATAAAAATAACTCTATTCACCAAGATTTAATGAGCAGGAAAGACTGGCCAAGAAATAACAAAGGCAGCAAAGCATCCCAGATGTGTAGAATGCAGGCTACAATCCTTCAAATCACAGGACACATTTATATAAGTGACAGACAATTTTCTCAATTTGAGCCCCCAAGGTAGGTAGAATTGCTCTTCCTTCTGAAAGTGCTGAACTATAATCACTGCAAATGCAACTTCTGGAAGAAATAGGAGTTCAGCACCTCCATAAGCCTGAAACATACACTTATGGgggtaagaaaaataaaacatgactCATTATTAAAACATCCCTCTTTGTCAGAGATTGCTCCTTCAAACTTCTCACACTGACATGGAAAACAATTGTACTTCTTGACAAATAGAACATTACAGAGAAAGTCTCGGAAATCACTGCACAGGCTTCAAACCTTTGTAAGGCAAAACAGTTAATCCCTTGTGCATTTCACAACAAATTTACAGCAGCTGTCCTGATGCTATATTTACCCATTAATCACATTAAAGCTTTTTCTAAGACAAAACCTTCCATAACCACTGCttatttcagctcattttttaCCCTCGAACATAAACTGGACAACAAACCTGACTAACTCAACTCAaatgtattaatatatttttcagaacGCAGTGTTTCTTCTCTGACTTGAGTAATTCTggattttgttggttttgtgttttttttttttccatttcaaattaaaaaaaaagaagttaaagaaCTGCATGATTTATTCTGAAGCTGTAAATCCTGATCATCATCTTTGACATTTGGAATAGAAAACTGTCTCTAAAGAGAAAGCAAGGAAATTACCGAGCTTGGACACAATCCACAGTGCCTTTGTAGCCATCTATGTAGGTACTGCTTAGGATCCCATCTCCAACAGCTCTAGCAATGAACTGGCCCACCAACTGCAACaaaacagaagcatttttaattaaatgctgaATTTCAAAGAAGTTTTAAGTAGATAATTATAATGTGCTtggttttcagattttatttaaatgagcTGTTTCAAAGTAAAAACACAGCCTGGGTAACTGGGAGAGAGAGAATTGCAGACAGTaagataattttcaaatatatttttcaaaacacagagtcgatttcattttattttatctattttagCCACAAAAAGCTTTTGACTACTGGCATAAAGATTTACAAATATACCTGTGGTGCCCTGGGAGAATCCAACACCAATTCAGGTAGTTCTTTGAGCAGTCTATCAAAGGATTTTTCCACATCAGTTTTGCTTACTACTGTCCCACAAAGGTCGGAGATAAGCTTAGATGTCATTTCCCTGTGACTAGCCTTCCCCTCTAATGCCAAGGAAACAGCCAGCACTGGCACACTGTATTTCATTTCACCAAGGTTTAAGTTCTTCAGCATCTCCTAGGTAAGatttgaaaaacagaacaatgagatttcattatttttattagttaaatatataaatagacctcaaataaatatttatgtgcttATACAATTACATATATGCTTCTGCTCACATAATTTGTCTAACTGCTTGGATATCCTTATAGTACATTTCTTGCCAATTTCTCTATAAACTCATAGCTGGCAATTGCATTACCCTGTATGCTACAGCTTTGGCCcctaaaacaaagaaataaaaaggcagatAACATACCGAAACTTCGTTAGTATCTCCATGTTCAAAATACTCCTGGATGATTGGCGTTAAAGTTTTTTCAAATGCTCTTTCATCAAGAGGTAAAACTACTGTTTCATAGACACAGTTCTCCTGTTTTAAAAGACAACAGAAACACATATCCTTACTGTCTTTTCTTGCACCTCATGCAGCACTAATGGCATCAAAATAGTGGTTTTTTAATCCTTAATGCTTTGTTCTTGGTAGTCAATATTCTGCCAAAAAACATTAGACTCTGTCTCTACTATTAAAGTGCAGACAATGCTGGCTAACTGTCATACTTCTTCATATTTTGACTTTACTGTTAGCTGAATTCAACTGAAAGGCTGAATTTACTGTTAAACAATAGTACACACATTGAACTCTGCCCCTAGGATTCAACTGATACCACAGGAGCAGAGGTCAAGCGCCTCCATACTGAAGGGAGAGTGACAGaagctcctgccccagcccagcagagctggctgtgccacagcaccTTCCCCTGCATGTGGCACTCCCGTCCCTGGCAGGAACCCAGCCTTGTTCCCTCCTCCTTGGTGACTCTGTGACCAGACAGGTGGTGCCATGCACAAATCacagaaaaggcattttcagaatatttgtgAGCAAAGGCATTccctgaaggggaaaaaagaggcaCACAGCAACTGCCTTACATATCACCTGTCCTACAGAGTTCCAGCAGCACCAGATCTGATTTAACTCAGTTCCCTACTCTGCATTTACAGAAGCAACATTCAGAGCAATACTACAGAGCTGAACAAAGACATCTGATCAAAGACGTTCTTCAACCAATGtgtaatggaaagaaaatttcataATCAAGAAGTATAGCAGAAATCAAAAAACCTATCCTTTTATCACACCAAAGTTACATAGAATGTTCATTCTTTGTAAAATTTTGTTCTATGCACTTGTCAGCTCCATTTTTAATGACTATTTCTGCTTATGTAAAGCATCAAATTTTAGGGAAAATTGATCCTGGAAGAAGGTTTTTATATTCTCACATAACATActttcagcagctctggctaCAGCAAACAGCCCCTACTCACAGGACACCACTATTGTTCTGCTTATGTCATACAGCGTGTACTGACAGTCTGTCTTGCAATTGTATTGATCTCAGAGACTTCAGCAATCTGTATTCCTAATCACCATTTCCCTTTCAATGATAGAAAGCCCCTCTGCCCAATaagctttgttttctctccccttcccccagtAATATGGCTGTAAGATACAATCTTTCATAACATattctaaataaatatatgtaaacaAAACATCCAAGCTATCAACTTCATGAAGTGTTTATACCAAGCAGACAAGACATTGGGCGGGCTGGGAATatatggaagagaaaaatctatAAAGGATGCTGTCCCCACTAAACTCCCAACTTGAGCAAGTCTGTGTTGCAATTATAGCACAGTGTCTGTGTGCAATATGGAGCAGCACTGCAACATTCACGTCCGTGGGAACCCGCAGTGGAGAACACACCTGGGAAAGGGAAACTCTTATTCTGGCACAGAAAGAGGGCTTGGGGACAAGATTTGTGAGTATTACACTGTGACTTCTACACCAGCTGACTTTTTACTAGCCAATAATCTATTCTTGAGcataaaaatgaacatttcagTGTAGCCAGGCTGACATTCATGTTAACTCACAAGACCATGGAAATcattaaaaggaaatataaacCAACACTGCAAAGAAACTATTTGCATACCTGGTCATCATCATAATTAGGATCCTTAATATCTACTTCTTCCACATCATACACTTGACCTGGTGTTCCCCAAACTCCTTTACCACCTGCTCCACctggcaaaaatatgggagagTAAGTAAGGACCACCAGTTTCCAAACAACATTTCTGACTTCAACACAACATTCTTTCACTTAAAAGCGATCTATCACTGCTTGTGCCCATCTCCTGACTAACAACATATGCTGAAGAGGGTGCGTCTGTCTGACAAGTTCCCACTTCCTCAGCCACTTTTCATCACTTTCCAGTAAGCCACTAGAAGCAGTATGGAGTGCACAAGAATTCCTGAAGGTTGAAACTGAACTTTCAAATACAACCATGATTTAAATTTGCACTAGTAACAGTCCTATGAACCACCAGCCGTTCAGATTTGTGTATTAAACCTGCTAAGGAAATGCACTTCCATCAAAGACAGATGTTGATTGATCACAGACGTATTAGATTTGCTGCCACCTGCTATTGCCACCCACTAAATAACATAAAGGGCCAAATGCCTGCACAGAGACTGTGGTTTATAAAAACGAttcccagcagaaaaaaatgtactgTGCTTTGAACAGATCTTTATCTTTCTCATTCTACTCTCTTCACTAAGCTAAACCAACCTTTCTTTGGTAGACCTCTTCCCTTTCCAGACCGGGATCGCCTGTCCAGGAGTTTCCCCTTTGGGCTTGTTGGTACAACTCCAATCTTCAGTGTCTCTCCATTCTCACTAACAGAGTCTCCTCTCCCAGAATCTCTAGAGGAGTTTTTCCTCAACCGTCTCTTTGCTTTAGCATTTATTTTGGCTTCAGTAATTGAAGTTGCAGGAATCCAATTTCCATTGATTTCAGTTTTTCGTTCCTCAGATCCACCATTTTCTTCATCACCAGAAAATGGAGCATCATTTAGATTCTCAAGTtcttaaaaagacagaaaaaaaccccgTATCATTTTAAACAGTTTTATGTTAGAATACCAAAACACATTGCATTTAGAAAGGATTATAACATCATATAGAACTCTTGTTTTCAACAGTGTAAAGGCAAACATCGTTTTTAAGGTATGTCTACATACTGCAGTAATAAGGAGTTCCTTATTCCCCTGCACAAAATATCCACAATCTAAACAGAGCAGATGTCAAGAGTTGGAAAGCAAATTAATAAAAccatacataaatacataaaccACAGAAAACCCCACCCTTGTTAAACAAAAACTATCCGAACTCCTAAGTACATAGATCTAAGTGCCTCGTTCTCACTCCTCCCACTCTTCTCTTGATTTAGAAACAAATGAAACTGCCAATACAGTAAATTCTGTAGGAACTCACCAATGTTACAAGACTTGTCACCAACGTGAAATTAACTCCCTAAATCATCGACCAACATTCCCCTTATTCAATTCAAGGAATTTCAAACACAGCTCACTAGCAAGAAAAGCAACAATTTAGGCATAGAAAACtataaaaacattattaattttaggttttgtttttaaaattatggggggggggggaaatgctGTTCACTACAAAGCTAGGAGAGCTTGGTAATGAAGACTCCTAGAATATACAGTCTTTTGAATCAGTGGGATCTCTCTTCTCTATGGATTGTCCCTCACTGTAGCTTCTGTCAAGACTGTCTCTAAACACAACACAATCAAATATAATGGGGTCGTTTTGTACCCAACAAAAAACTTTCTCACTACTTAAGGATCTGTAAATATCTCAGAGCACCAAGAAGTGCAATAACTTTGCTCTCTGAGGAAGATAATGCACATTGAATGTTTAGGTCTAAAGTCTTATTTCAAAGTTAAATTGTACCCTACTTTTGCTGTGTGGTTCAGCAGAATGTCTTATTTAAAGCATTATAAACAAAAGCTTTCACAAGGTATTCTTCCCCTTCTTAACTAAtaaagatttgaaaaaaaaaagaaaaaaaaaagaaaaagcacctGAGAACCTATTTACATTCCAGTGAGTACCCTGGGAGTTCTTGCAAATTAGaagacacacacatacagagaACAGCCGCAGCTCTCTGTTACACAGGTCTCCATTTCTTCAGAACTGAGCAGAGTCCTAAAGACACAACCCACAGCCCCAACACTAGCAGGGCAAGATGAGGACACTCAGAagaagctgcttttccaaaacTGCTTTACAGAAGAGTTCACTGCCATAAACCCAGAACATGAAGAGTATTCAAAGTTTACATTTGAACTTCGCTAACATATTAATTCACCCTTCCAATACCTGCTCATCAGCATCATACATTTGGCAATACTTCCCAGAATtatgtttttcttcactttgaaACAAGttcatgaaaaattatttttaaagcaaagtgGACTAATAAAATATTGCCAATCTCCAAGTATTTACCCATATCAAAGAGTATATTAAACTGAGCAAACACTGATGGAACTGCCTCCTTTGTGATCAAAGAAATAACATTTAGATAATGGTGTTCAGAGATGTGAATGCTACAGCTGAGCAATAATGCAGCCATTCCAGGCTAAGCTCCATCTTTCCACTCATTACTCCCACAAAAGCATTCCTTTTATGCTTGCAGCaagctaaaaaagaaaagcatgcaTCACATCCAGGAAAAGATTTCGCACAAGCAACTTTCTCTGTTTGtctaacattttaataaaacaatgAGAGATTTGCATAAAGCtaacagaaggggaaaaagagcAAACCCTACCAGGTTTCCTTCCTCTCATTCCCCAGGAGACCCCATCAGCAACAACCAGTCAAATGCACTCAAATTCTTCTTCATGCTCAGTCTCCCATTAATTTCTCCAGTTTAGACCTGAGTTCTGGCTGTCCAGAAACATCACTCTTCAATTACCACTTACTTCTTTGTcaatttccaaagaaaatggcCAACAATTAACACAAGTCAGTCCTGACTCTGACAGCTAAGGATTAAAGGGGAGGCTACAGTTCAGCCTCCTTACACAATCCTGATCTCAGGTTCAAGACTAAAGGAAATCCTCCACAGGAAGCATCCAATCCTTAAGAATTAATATTTCTCACTGCACTACTACACTGGTTTTTATATAACACTGTGACTTCCAGCTACAGCCTCTTTCTCCATAATATGGTAACCAACCGGCCCTCCACTATTAGTTACCTAGTTAGGCTTGAAAAAACAGACTGAACACATATACTATTTTTCAAAaacttataaaataaaataataagagCCTAGAAAATGGTGCAGATCTTCTTTCCAGCTTATCTTCACCTCATATAACATATACATCTATAGGCAGTAACAGTCTTCAATCAGCTTCAATACTTTGCTTACTATACATTTAGAAGTTATCCAAATTTATCTCATTACCCTACCATTAAGCCTAACAAGCTCACTTAAAATCTGTGCTTTTATGGGCTACCTTCGTTAACAAAGCCTTCTATCAATTTTAACTGTCCAAACTCTGCCaacccagctctcctgcagctttCCACCTTTTATACAAATATAACTCTAAAATGTTGAGAACCAAGGTGTCTTCTGCATTAACCTAATTCTGCTTAGATATCAGAAATCATATGGAGTACATTGCCACCTCAATTGCATTATCCACCATAGATatatgtttttctaaaaaacatttaaaacctCTTTGACATGAAAGAATCAGTGCAGACCATCACAACCTTTGGAAGATACAGAAAACAACATGAATCTGTGTTACCCTGACTAAGCatcataaaataaatgtgtgaaATGGACAAAACAGTCAATTTCATGGCAGTCTCTAACGTGTACTTCCTAAATTTTTCCCATGTCAGCCCATTCCCACTTCCAGTCAAGCCCTTCAACATTTGTTTCCCCTAATTTTAAGGTAAATTGTTGcataaaagcagaatttaaacACTTTACTTTTAagtttattcttttcttcacaCCAGCACTACTTGAACTCAGATGATAAGGAGACAAGTGCAACTACTATCCAgcaattttcagaaatgctaactttattattttaataaatttaaaataaacataatagAGCAGGATTTTTGATATACAACTGAAGGAATTATTCtgtaagtttgttttttttttttaaatcagtattgttaaaaaaattatcaagtGATGCATTTTTTCTACAGAGAACCCTTCTGGTCAGCTAAGcaattttaagttaaaaaaaaccaaaacaactgaATATATTACTTACCTGTTGGGGTAATATAAATGTGttccttttctatttccatAACTGCTTAACAGAGCTGACTGTGAAATGTAAAGTCTTAATGCTTTCCCTCCAAGGCctaaacagaaacagaaaagcttaaagaacaaaaaactcTAGATCAAAGTAAAATGCAAAGGCTTCACTCACAAAATATAAAAACGGCGGGGGCTTCAGCTATAGTTAACTATTAGTAGCAGCTGAAAAGTTCCTGGGAAGGTAAATGGTGTGGCAAGAGAGAAGCACCACCCTCCAACACGTCTAAGCCTGGATGCCTTAGCAGCTGTCAGTTCTGGTGCTTATAAATGGGACAAAAGCCGTTATTTTAAGGCTAAAAGCCCTATGTAGACAGCTTTTTTTTAGCTGATAAAAGCCACCTCTATCAACCTAGACTGTCCTGTTCTGCCACGTGATTATCTCTAGGAGTGTACAATATCAATGTCACAACTGTATCCACGAGAGAAACGTTCTTCATGTGAATGATGCTGATAAAATGGTACCAATTTATCGAGTTCAGCCCAGCCCTTAGAAAACAACTTAATTTTTGATCCTCCCCTCAAGGACATAGTCTTTGTTTTACTGTATGTGTACATACAGCTATCAAGCTTTCACATCTGTGCTTCTGCACCCTACAAATACTCCTTGCAAACACC
This region of Vidua macroura isolate BioBank_ID:100142 chromosome 8, ASM2450914v1, whole genome shotgun sequence genomic DNA includes:
- the PDCD4 gene encoding programmed cell death protein 4, with the protein product MEIEKEHIYITPTELENLNDAPFSGDEENGGSEERKTEINGNWIPATSITEAKINAKAKRRLRKNSSRDSGRGDSVSENGETLKIGVVPTSPKGKLLDRRSRSGKGRGLPKKGGAGGKGVWGTPGQVYDVEEVDIKDPNYDDDQENCVYETVVLPLDERAFEKTLTPIIQEYFEHGDTNEVSEMLKNLNLGEMKYSVPVLAVSLALEGKASHREMTSKLISDLCGTVVSKTDVEKSFDRLLKELPELVLDSPRAPQLVGQFIARAVGDGILSSTYIDGYKGTVDCVQARAALDRATVLLSMSKGGKRIDSVWGAGGGQQSVKHLVKEIDMLLKEYLLSGDVLEAERCLQELEVPHFHHELVYEAIVLVLESTGEKTFKMILDLLKTLWKSSVITVDQMKRGYERVYCEIPDINLDVPHSYSVLERFVEECFQAGIISKPLRDLCPSRGRKRFVSEGDGGRLKLESY